In a genomic window of Peptoclostridium acidaminophilum DSM 3953:
- the trpD gene encoding anthranilate phosphoribosyltransferase, translated as MMKSAISKVTAGIDLTEAEMTSIMEDIMDGKASDAQIGAFLTALKIKGETSDEIYAGASVMKKKALEVNMDRIYSIDTCGTGGDSKNTFNVSTAVMFVAAAAGVTVVKHGNRSVSSKCGSADVLEKLGVSLELTPEAVRRCIDELNIGFMFAPRFHTAMKNVMKARQELGMRTIFNVLGPLANPASVKGQLIGVFDRKLLELFAQALRKMGTERALIVHGEDGLDEITVNGSTSVCELRDGDIKSYEIHPEDFGLESAPLEEIVGGDSELNAQIIKAVLSGEKGAKRDMVLLNAGAAIYVGKKAESLAEGVAIAKDVIDRGLALEKLESFARLTRELSE; from the coding sequence ATGATGAAATCGGCAATTAGCAAGGTAACAGCGGGAATAGACCTTACAGAAGCGGAGATGACATCCATAATGGAAGACATTATGGACGGAAAGGCGTCCGACGCTCAGATAGGAGCATTTCTGACGGCACTGAAGATAAAGGGAGAAACCAGCGATGAGATATACGCAGGTGCGAGCGTTATGAAAAAAAAGGCACTAGAGGTGAACATGGACAGGATATATTCCATAGACACCTGCGGAACAGGGGGGGACTCAAAGAATACATTCAACGTTTCTACTGCCGTTATGTTCGTTGCGGCAGCGGCGGGAGTGACTGTAGTAAAGCACGGCAACAGGTCCGTATCGAGCAAGTGCGGCAGCGCGGATGTTCTCGAAAAACTGGGCGTCAGCCTTGAGCTGACTCCCGAGGCTGTAAGAAGATGCATTGACGAGCTAAATATAGGTTTCATGTTCGCACCGAGATTCCACACAGCCATGAAGAACGTCATGAAGGCAAGGCAGGAGCTTGGGATGAGGACTATATTCAACGTGCTGGGCCCTCTGGCAAATCCAGCCAGCGTCAAGGGCCAGCTCATAGGGGTTTTCGACAGGAAGCTGCTTGAGCTTTTCGCCCAGGCTCTCAGGAAGATGGGAACCGAAAGGGCCCTTATAGTCCACGGTGAAGACGGACTCGACGAAATCACGGTAAATGGCAGCACAAGCGTTTGCGAGCTCAGGGATGGGGATATAAAAAGCTATGAAATACACCCAGAGGATTTCGGTCTTGAATCAGCGCCGCTTGAGGAAATTGTAGGCGGAGACAGCGAGCTTAACGCCCAGATTATAAAGGCGGTGCTCAGCGGAGAAAAGGGAGCAAAGCGAGATATGGTTCTTCTAAATGCAGGCGCAGCCATATACGTTGGAAAGAAGGCCGAATCTCTCGCTGAAGGAGTTGCGATAGCAAAGGACGTAATAGACAGAGGACTTGCGCTTGAAAAGCTTGAAAGCTTTGCAAGGCTGACAAGGGAGTTGAGCGAATGA
- the trpC gene encoding indole-3-glycerol phosphate synthase TrpC, translated as MILETIVEYKKEKVARDKEKAPLESLLPLIENSPACRDFKASLSKGRLAVIAEVKKASPSKGVIREDFDPSEIARAYETGGVDAVSVLTEDKFFQGSDEYLKVVKGIVSVPVLRKDFIIDEYQIYQARAIGADAVLLIASILSAEELKDFYETAKGLGLYCLVEVHSEDELEKAIYAGADIIGINNRDLDTFDIDIRTTQELAELIPEGRIIVSESGILSGEDAKFVRMHGADAILVGQFLMESGSIEAKLTELRGE; from the coding sequence ATGATACTTGAAACTATAGTTGAATATAAAAAGGAAAAGGTCGCCCGCGACAAGGAGAAAGCGCCTCTAGAGAGCCTGCTCCCGTTGATAGAAAATTCGCCGGCATGCAGGGACTTCAAAGCATCCCTTAGCAAGGGAAGACTGGCCGTCATAGCCGAGGTCAAGAAGGCATCTCCGTCCAAAGGTGTGATACGTGAGGATTTTGATCCATCTGAAATAGCAAGAGCGTACGAAACTGGAGGAGTTGATGCGGTTTCTGTGCTTACAGAGGACAAGTTCTTCCAGGGGAGCGACGAGTATCTGAAGGTAGTAAAGGGCATAGTGTCTGTGCCTGTGCTCAGAAAGGATTTCATAATAGACGAGTACCAGATATACCAGGCAAGGGCCATAGGGGCGGATGCGGTGCTGCTTATAGCATCGATACTTTCAGCTGAGGAGCTCAAGGACTTCTACGAGACTGCAAAAGGCTTGGGCCTTTATTGCCTTGTTGAGGTGCACAGCGAGGATGAACTGGAGAAGGCCATCTACGCAGGAGCAGACATTATTGGCATAAACAACAGGGACCTTGACACATTTGATATTGACATAAGAACTACTCAGGAGCTTGCAGAGCTTATACCGGAGGGCAGAATCATAGTAAGCGAAAGCGGCATACTGTCTGGAGAGGACGCGAAATTCGTAAGAATGCATGGCGCAGATGCAATTCTTGTGGGGCAGTTTCTAATGGAGTCGGGCTCCATAGAGGCAAAACTTACGGAGCTTCGAGGTGAGTGA
- a CDS encoding phosphoribosylanthranilate isomerase produces MTMVKICGLTRGVDIEYANMLMPEYVGFVFASSKRQLAPEDAAVLIQRLKPEIKKVGVFVDEDIDVVLDTARICGLDVLQLHGNETPEYCRSIEGYEVWKAFRVEGERSIEEIGEYEVDGVLLDSFESGQHGGTGRTFDWNLAATVAKEHFTILAGGLSPENVKSAIEIVRPAAVDVSSGVETDGMKDYLKIKNS; encoded by the coding sequence ATGACAATGGTAAAAATCTGCGGCCTCACAAGAGGTGTTGATATTGAATATGCAAACATGCTTATGCCCGAGTATGTGGGTTTCGTGTTCGCAAGCAGCAAAAGGCAGCTCGCGCCTGAGGATGCCGCCGTCCTGATCCAGCGGCTAAAGCCGGAGATAAAAAAAGTCGGAGTATTCGTGGATGAAGATATAGATGTTGTACTGGATACTGCCAGAATATGCGGACTCGATGTACTGCAGCTGCATGGAAACGAGACTCCAGAATACTGCAGGAGTATCGAGGGATACGAGGTCTGGAAGGCTTTCAGGGTGGAAGGCGAGAGGAGTATTGAGGAGATAGGAGAATACGAGGTTGACGGGGTGCTGCTGGATTCCTTCGAAAGCGGACAGCATGGAGGTACGGGCAGGACGTTTGACTGGAACCTTGCAGCAACCGTAGCAAAAGAGCACTTCACAATATTGGCGGGCGGACTTAGTCCCGAAAACGTAAAATCGGCAATAGAAATAGTAAGGCCAGCTGCAGTAGATGTGAGCAGCGGAGTAGAGACGGACGGCATGAAGGATTATTTAAAAATAAAAAATTCATAG
- the trpB gene encoding tryptophan synthase subunit beta: MEIQNTKSKFGQFGGQFVPETLMNALIELEREFEKAIADESFMEEYRYYLKEYVGRPNPLYFAENLTRKLGGGKIYLKREDLNHTGAHKINNVLGQVLLARRMGKKRIIAETGAGQHGVATATVCAMFDLECEVFMGVEDVERQSLNVFKMKMLGARVNPVTSGTGTLKDATNEAIRDWVANVDDTFYVIGSVVGPHPYPTIVRDFQRVIGDEVKEQILAKEGRLPDYLVACVGGGSNAMGLFYPFADDKDVKMFGVEAAGLGVDTDKHAATIAKGSIGVIHGMMTYVLQDDYGQIMPVHSISAGLDYPGIGPQHAYYHSTGRVSYVPATDTEAIEGFELLTKSEGIIPALESSHAIAYLMKLAPKTSKDDIIVVCLSGRGDKDMNTIMKYVGGESYGK; the protein is encoded by the coding sequence ATGGAAATTCAAAATACAAAGTCGAAGTTCGGACAGTTTGGAGGCCAGTTCGTGCCTGAAACACTTATGAATGCGCTTATAGAGCTCGAGAGGGAGTTTGAGAAGGCAATCGCCGACGAGAGCTTCATGGAGGAATACAGATATTACCTCAAGGAATACGTTGGAAGGCCCAACCCGCTTTATTTTGCGGAGAACCTTACAAGAAAGCTAGGCGGCGGGAAAATCTATCTTAAGCGCGAGGACCTCAACCACACAGGGGCCCACAAGATAAACAACGTACTCGGCCAGGTGCTGCTTGCCAGGAGGATGGGCAAAAAAAGGATAATAGCCGAGACGGGGGCAGGCCAGCACGGAGTGGCCACAGCCACTGTTTGCGCAATGTTCGATCTTGAGTGTGAGGTGTTCATGGGCGTAGAGGACGTGGAAAGGCAGTCGCTCAACGTATTCAAGATGAAAATGCTGGGCGCCAGGGTAAATCCCGTTACATCGGGCACAGGCACGCTAAAGGACGCTACAAACGAGGCTATAAGGGACTGGGTTGCAAACGTCGACGATACTTTCTACGTTATAGGCTCGGTCGTGGGTCCTCACCCATATCCTACTATAGTTCGCGACTTCCAGAGGGTAATAGGTGATGAGGTCAAGGAGCAGATACTCGCCAAGGAGGGAAGGCTTCCCGACTATCTTGTGGCCTGCGTAGGAGGAGGCAGCAACGCCATGGGGCTCTTCTACCCATTTGCGGATGACAAGGATGTAAAGATGTTCGGCGTGGAGGCTGCGGGGCTGGGCGTGGACACTGACAAGCATGCAGCGACAATAGCAAAAGGGTCAATAGGTGTAATACACGGCATGATGACATACGTGCTCCAGGACGACTACGGCCAGATAATGCCTGTTCACTCCATATCGGCGGGTCTCGACTACCCGGGTATAGGGCCTCAGCACGCCTACTACCACTCTACAGGCAGGGTCAGCTACGTGCCGGCTACAGACACAGAGGCAATTGAGGGCTTCGAGCTGTTGACTAAGAGCGAAGGCATAATACCGGCGCTAGAGAGCTCGCACGCGATAGCGTATCTCATGAAGCTGGCGCCGAAGACAAGCAAGGATGATATAATAGTTGTGTGCCTCTCAGGCAGGGGCGACAAGGACATGAACACAATAATGAAATATGTCGGAGGTGAGAGCTATGGAAAGTAG
- the trpA gene encoding tryptophan synthase subunit alpha, producing MESRISEKFSELKKDGRKALIAYLTCGYPDMEATYSLVLEAEKAGVDIIELGIPYSDPLADGPIIQAASEKALEKGTNIDMIFDMAGKLREKTQLPLVIMTYYNAVFRYGAEKFLEGCKSSGIDGLIVPDLPYEEKGAISEIAKNNGTDLIPLVAPTSEDRISKLVSDASGFVYCVSSKGVTGKRSGFSEGLADFMESVRKHTELPLAIGFGISNADAARSVKDMCDGVIVGSAIIERIGQGAAKGDVAGEVRPFLKTLRDAL from the coding sequence ATGGAAAGTAGGATATCGGAAAAATTCAGCGAGCTTAAAAAGGACGGCAGGAAGGCGCTTATTGCATACCTCACCTGCGGCTATCCAGACATGGAAGCAACATACAGCCTTGTGCTCGAGGCGGAAAAGGCAGGAGTGGACATAATAGAGCTAGGCATACCGTATTCGGACCCCCTGGCTGACGGGCCGATCATTCAGGCGGCTTCCGAAAAGGCGCTTGAGAAGGGGACTAATATAGACATGATATTTGACATGGCAGGGAAGCTGCGGGAAAAGACTCAGCTGCCGCTAGTCATAATGACATACTACAATGCAGTGTTCAGATACGGCGCCGAAAAATTCCTGGAAGGCTGCAAGAGCAGCGGAATAGACGGCCTGATAGTGCCCGATCTGCCATACGAGGAGAAGGGCGCTATTTCCGAAATCGCAAAGAACAACGGAACCGATCTCATACCTCTTGTGGCACCGACATCGGAGGACAGAATAAGCAAGCTGGTGTCAGACGCAAGCGGCTTTGTATACTGCGTATCTTCAAAGGGAGTGACAGGCAAAAGAAGCGGATTTTCAGAAGGCCTTGCGGATTTCATGGAGAGCGTTCGAAAGCACACTGAACTGCCACTGGCCATAGGCTTTGGAATATCCAACGCTGATGCGGCAAGGAGCGTTAAGGACATGTGCGATGGTGTTATAGTAGGCAGCGCCATAATAGAAAGAATAGGGCAAGGGGCGGCAAAAGGCGATGTAGCAGGCGAGGTAAGGCCTTTTTTGAAGACACTTAGAGATGCTCTTTAA
- a CDS encoding CBS domain-containing protein → MNTNLVVVRRDDGIKKLVDVLLANGLSGVPVVDSKERVIGIVTEADVINKEMKARMFSAKNLVKLLNIWKEREKENSVGDIMSEDVFTVSEDTDLFDLIEVVIEMKINRIPVVDTDGRLVGIITRGDLLRGLRSIEG, encoded by the coding sequence ATGAACACAAATTTAGTGGTTGTTAGAAGGGATGATGGAATAAAGAAATTGGTGGATGTTTTACTGGCTAATGGCTTGAGTGGAGTACCTGTAGTGGACTCTAAAGAAAGGGTAATAGGAATTGTCACAGAGGCGGATGTTATAAACAAGGAAATGAAGGCAAGGATGTTCAGCGCAAAGAATTTGGTTAAGCTTCTCAATATCTGGAAGGAACGCGAAAAAGAGAACAGTGTCGGAGACATCATGTCGGAAGACGTTTTTACTGTAAGCGAAGATACAGATTTGTTCGATTTGATAGAAGTTGTGATCGAAATGAAAATAAACAGAATCCCAGTTGTGGATACTGACGGAAGGCTGGTTGGAATTATAACGAGAGGTGACCTGCTCAGGGGACTTCGGTCAATCGAGGGTTAG
- a CDS encoding cation:proton antiporter, with amino-acid sequence MALSLSLILLLGLTFNKIFEKMKLPGLLGMLILGIAIGPYGLDIISKDILRISSDLRKIALVVILLRAGLGIKRETLNKIGVPALKMSCIPGLCEGFAIMFAASFLLGIPKLEAGMLGFIIAAVSPAVIVPKMLDFINRRKGHEKGIPTLILAGASIDDVFAITLFSTFLGMYGGENVNIAVKIFEIPLSILLGMLLGAVIGIVMVYMFKKYHIRDTKKTLILLGVAIIMTALEDSLKDIVPIASLLGVMTVGFVLLEKDSIVAHRLSEKFNNIWVFAELVLFVLVGAQVNIHVALDSGFVGLIVILIGLTARSIGVFISVAGTSFNFKEKLFCVIAYVPKATVQAAIGAVPLVAGVKSGEIILAIAVMAIMITAPLGDLGVKLAGEKWLIADADN; translated from the coding sequence ATGGCTTTGAGCCTGAGTTTAATTTTACTGTTGGGACTGACGTTTAACAAGATTTTTGAAAAGATGAAGCTGCCCGGACTTTTAGGCATGTTGATTCTTGGAATTGCAATAGGTCCGTATGGGCTGGATATTATAAGCAAGGACATTTTAAGAATATCATCTGATCTGAGAAAGATTGCTCTTGTGGTGATACTTCTGCGTGCTGGCCTGGGAATCAAAAGAGAAACGCTTAATAAAATCGGAGTACCTGCTCTAAAGATGAGTTGCATCCCTGGATTGTGCGAAGGCTTTGCCATAATGTTTGCAGCAAGCTTTCTTTTGGGGATACCGAAATTAGAAGCAGGTATGCTCGGATTTATAATAGCGGCCGTATCTCCGGCTGTTATAGTGCCTAAAATGCTGGATTTCATAAATCGCAGGAAGGGACATGAGAAAGGCATACCCACTTTGATTCTCGCAGGCGCTTCAATAGATGACGTATTTGCGATTACTTTGTTTTCAACCTTTCTGGGCATGTACGGCGGAGAGAATGTGAATATTGCTGTGAAAATTTTTGAGATTCCGCTGTCTATACTCTTAGGCATGTTGCTGGGTGCAGTAATAGGCATTGTAATGGTATATATGTTCAAGAAGTATCATATTCGTGACACTAAGAAAACACTCATATTGCTGGGTGTGGCTATAATAATGACGGCTTTGGAAGACTCACTTAAGGACATCGTGCCGATAGCGAGCCTGCTTGGCGTGATGACAGTGGGCTTTGTCCTGCTTGAGAAGGATTCCATCGTTGCGCACAGACTTTCAGAGAAATTCAACAATATCTGGGTGTTTGCCGAACTCGTACTTTTTGTACTGGTGGGAGCCCAGGTTAACATACATGTTGCGCTTGACTCTGGATTTGTAGGTTTGATTGTGATATTGATAGGACTTACAGCAAGAAGTATTGGAGTTTTCATTTCGGTAGCTGGAACAAGTTTCAATTTTAAAGAAAAACTATTTTGTGTAATAGCCTATGTGCCAAAAGCTACGGTTCAGGCAGCGATAGGAGCAGTTCCGCTTGTGGCAGGAGTTAAATCAGGAGAAATAATATTAGCTATAGCGGTTATGGCGATTATGATAACCGCACCCCTTGGTGATTTGGGCGTGAAGCTGGCTGGAGAAAAGTGGCTCATAGCTGATGCTGATAACTAA
- a CDS encoding FMN-binding protein has product MKESRLIKVAVTFIILFAISAGILLYYGSKSFKQEIDSMQIKNIEISRIEDGVYVGEYFPTIYVGAKVEVAVEYGNITSIRLIEHRYGRGKEAEAITDRVISAQSLEVDTVTGATVSSKVILKAIDNALSQAD; this is encoded by the coding sequence ATGAAAGAAAGCAGATTAATTAAAGTCGCAGTTACATTCATAATATTGTTTGCTATTTCGGCCGGTATACTGCTGTATTATGGATCTAAGAGCTTTAAGCAGGAAATTGACAGCATGCAGATTAAGAATATAGAAATATCAAGAATTGAGGATGGTGTTTATGTAGGCGAGTATTTTCCTACTATATACGTAGGTGCAAAGGTCGAGGTTGCGGTAGAATACGGCAACATAACCAGCATAAGATTAATTGAGCATAGATACGGCAGGGGTAAAGAAGCTGAAGCGATAACAGATAGGGTTATAAGCGCTCAGAGTCTTGAGGTTGATACAGTTACGGGCGCAACGGTAAGCAGCAAGGTTATACTAAAGGCGATAGACAATGCGCTGTCCCAGGCTGACTAG
- a CDS encoding glutamate synthase-related protein, which translates to MTYSPKLSSAFNDTKNRSTYISPQSGMCSFCTEECAGTCEICLAAVIGAQAVYPTNTGANQVASEKDYPIDYSHFNINGRVFGAVGANATYEEANIFNVKIAGEFGKFNKVKLAMPLLLPALIKMNWEDYFGGAAMAGVCCVIGEDARNKDPELQIKDGKIVHFPALKNMLDAFRKYYRGYGQIIVQCNIEDDMLGVPEYAIKVQGAEAIELKFGQGAKGTQPVIRLKDREEALKKQELGGLIFPDPSAPEVIKAYEDGVCPNFYYYSRLPLWDEEYLVPRIEELRNMGAKNIYFKMAGYDPVDLEKVIRLASKAGVDMVTFDGAGGGSGYSPCKMMNEWSLPTVAMEDAVCRIVERLKKEGLWIPAITMTGGFASEDQVFKALAYGDGDVTAIGLGRAAMAAAMSGKKIGEMIKSGNVPENLKKYGSTIEEIYGDLADLRAIYGKEANDFSPGAIGVFSYLNKLAFGVKHFAALNRKFDISYLDKTDLIPLTREARDLIKGRWFE; encoded by the coding sequence ATGACTTATTCACCAAAGTTATCATCGGCATTCAACGACACTAAAAACCGCAGCACCTACATTTCACCTCAGTCGGGGATGTGCTCCTTCTGTACGGAAGAATGCGCAGGCACCTGTGAAATATGTCTGGCGGCTGTTATTGGGGCTCAAGCTGTCTATCCCACGAACACGGGAGCCAATCAGGTCGCTTCAGAAAAGGACTACCCCATAGATTACTCCCACTTCAACATCAATGGTAGAGTTTTCGGGGCTGTGGGCGCCAATGCGACATACGAAGAGGCCAATATATTCAATGTCAAGATAGCCGGGGAGTTTGGGAAATTCAACAAGGTGAAGCTGGCAATGCCGTTGCTTTTGCCTGCCCTGATTAAAATGAACTGGGAGGACTACTTCGGCGGTGCTGCCATGGCAGGCGTTTGCTGCGTTATCGGAGAGGATGCGAGAAACAAGGACCCCGAGCTGCAAATCAAAGACGGCAAGATTGTTCATTTTCCGGCTCTTAAAAACATGCTGGACGCATTCCGCAAGTACTACCGCGGCTATGGGCAAATAATAGTGCAGTGCAACATAGAGGATGACATGCTTGGTGTGCCTGAATATGCAATCAAAGTGCAAGGCGCCGAGGCCATTGAATTGAAGTTCGGGCAGGGAGCAAAGGGAACACAGCCGGTCATCCGATTGAAGGACAGGGAAGAGGCGCTTAAAAAGCAGGAACTGGGCGGGTTGATATTCCCAGACCCTAGCGCTCCTGAGGTTATTAAGGCTTATGAGGATGGCGTGTGTCCTAATTTCTACTATTATTCAAGACTGCCTCTGTGGGATGAGGAGTATCTTGTGCCTCGAATAGAGGAGCTAAGAAACATGGGAGCTAAAAACATATACTTTAAAATGGCAGGATACGATCCTGTTGATTTGGAAAAGGTAATCCGTCTGGCCAGCAAAGCAGGTGTGGATATGGTTACATTTGACGGCGCCGGAGGCGGAAGCGGATACAGTCCATGCAAGATGATGAACGAATGGTCGTTGCCGACTGTTGCTATGGAGGATGCAGTCTGCAGAATTGTGGAACGATTGAAGAAAGAAGGACTATGGATTCCGGCTATAACCATGACAGGAGGATTTGCCTCAGAAGACCAGGTGTTCAAGGCTCTAGCCTATGGAGACGGGGATGTAACCGCTATAGGTCTTGGGCGAGCGGCAATGGCAGCGGCAATGAGCGGCAAAAAAATAGGAGAAATGATCAAATCGGGCAATGTTCCTGAAAACTTGAAGAAGTACGGAAGCACAATAGAAGAAATTTACGGCGACCTTGCGGACTTGCGCGCCATCTACGGAAAAGAGGCCAATGACTTTTCGCCAGGAGCCATCGGAGTATTCTCATATTTGAACAAGCTTGCCTTTGGAGTAAAGCATTTTGCCGCACTAAATCGAAAATTCGACATATCATATTTGGACAAAACCGACCTGATACCGTTGACAAGAGAAGCACGGGACCTGATTAAGGGCAGATGGTTTGAGTAG
- a CDS encoding diguanylate cyclase domain-containing protein yields the protein MDCCFYKSILDNSPMGYAYHRIICDESGVPTDYEFIEVNPAFEKLTGLMSKDIVGKKVTEVIPDIRNSDFDFIKYYGGIALYGGCEEIDQFSEPLRRWYRVKVFSPEKNYFVTCISDISKEMQKIKELDSFFSINIDLLCIADLDGTLLKVNKEWEYALGYSVEELEGSKFLELVHPEDVAATLEAMSQLSNQNTVLNFINRYRRRDGEYRYIEWRSKPHGRVVYAAARDITARIMSEVELVDKQKQLEEANHMLKLVLDTVPIGIFWKNSKLEYLGCNRVFSSIAGLKDASEIVGLDDLKISWSEGLGEVYRHEDRDIIASGESKLNYEVFLREYSGEERWIRKNKVPITDRSNVNIGILGTYEDITEKKRAEEALRESERKYRQMAEELEKLANYDKLTKLPNRRLFFERLKHGIREAKRDRSGFALMFVDLDGFKSINDNYGHEAGDDLLKEVGRRLSACVRESDTVARIGGDEFTVIARSVAARHDAAMVAHKIIKKLEKPFKLKEQICSIGASVGIALYPENGFDSESLLKNSDRAMYEIKRSQKGTYCFFDQIRENA from the coding sequence ATGGATTGTTGCTTTTACAAGTCAATTTTAGATAATTCTCCTATGGGATACGCCTATCACAGAATAATATGCGATGAGTCTGGCGTTCCGACAGACTACGAATTCATAGAGGTTAATCCGGCTTTTGAAAAACTGACTGGTTTAATGTCAAAAGATATAGTTGGCAAAAAAGTTACAGAAGTTATCCCCGACATACGAAACTCTGATTTTGACTTTATAAAGTACTACGGAGGGATAGCGCTTTACGGCGGATGCGAGGAGATCGATCAATTTTCTGAGCCTTTAAGGCGCTGGTACAGGGTTAAGGTGTTTTCTCCTGAAAAAAATTATTTTGTAACGTGCATAAGCGACATATCTAAGGAAATGCAGAAGATCAAAGAACTGGACAGTTTTTTTTCTATAAACATCGACCTGCTGTGCATAGCAGATTTGGATGGTACCTTGTTAAAAGTGAACAAGGAATGGGAATACGCTCTAGGATATTCGGTTGAAGAGCTGGAAGGCAGCAAATTCCTGGAACTTGTGCACCCCGAAGACGTAGCTGCGACGCTCGAAGCAATGTCTCAGCTGAGCAACCAAAATACGGTGCTCAACTTCATAAACAGATACAGGCGAAGGGACGGAGAATACCGCTATATAGAATGGCGCTCTAAGCCTCATGGCAGGGTTGTGTATGCGGCTGCAAGGGACATTACCGCCAGGATAATGTCTGAGGTTGAGCTTGTTGATAAACAAAAACAGCTCGAAGAGGCCAATCATATGCTCAAATTGGTGCTGGACACAGTGCCTATAGGTATATTCTGGAAGAATTCCAAGCTGGAGTATCTTGGCTGCAATAGGGTGTTTTCAAGTATAGCGGGCCTTAAGGATGCATCAGAAATTGTGGGCCTTGATGACTTGAAAATCAGTTGGAGCGAGGGCCTGGGTGAGGTCTATCGCCATGAAGACAGGGATATAATTGCAAGCGGGGAGTCAAAGCTTAACTATGAGGTGTTTTTAAGAGAATATTCGGGAGAAGAAAGATGGATACGCAAGAACAAGGTGCCAATAACTGACAGAAGTAATGTTAATATTGGAATACTAGGTACATACGAGGATATAACTGAGAAAAAGCGCGCTGAAGAAGCTTTAAGGGAAAGTGAGAGAAAATACAGGCAGATGGCGGAGGAACTGGAGAAGCTGGCCAACTACGACAAGCTGACGAAGCTCCCGAACAGGAGGCTGTTCTTCGAGCGGCTCAAGCATGGCATAAGAGAGGCCAAAAGGGACAGGAGCGGATTTGCCCTTATGTTTGTAGATCTTGACGGCTTCAAGAGCATAAATGACAATTATGGACACGAAGCTGGAGACGATCTTCTTAAGGAGGTTGGAAGAAGGCTTTCAGCCTGCGTAAGAGAATCCGACACAGTTGCAAGGATTGGGGGAGACGAGTTCACTGTAATTGCCAGAAGCGTCGCAGCAAGGCATGACGCCGCCATGGTGGCTCACAAGATAATAAAAAAGCTGGAGAAGCCATTCAAATTGAAGGAACAAATTTGCAGCATTGGAGCTTCTGTAGGCATCGCTCTTTATCCCGAAAACGGTTTTGATTCGGAGAGTCTGCTGAAGAACTCCGACAGGGCAATGTATGAGATTAAGCGTAGTCAGAAGGGCACATACTGCTTTTTCGATCAAATCAGGGAGAATGCATAA
- the pflA gene encoding pyruvate formate-lyase-activating protein, whose product MKLCRLMKGKIHSIETMGLLDGPGIRFVAFFQGCPLRCSYCHNPDTWDIDGGSELSPQELFEKIRKYKPYFDKSGGGLTCSGGEPLLQPKFLLELLKLCNNAGLHTALDTSGHGLGMYEEILEYTDLVILDMKHSDVVSYKNLTQGSMDKMLDFSKVLKASDSKVWIRSVIVPGITDTNEHIKNVEAFAGKFPRLEKVEFLPYHKLGAEKYKNLGIEYRLEGTSHMCEHRLKQLTYKEADPI is encoded by the coding sequence ATGAAACTATGTAGATTGATGAAAGGAAAGATACATTCTATTGAAACTATGGGGCTTCTCGATGGCCCCGGCATTAGATTTGTGGCATTCTTCCAGGGATGCCCCTTAAGGTGCTCATACTGCCACAATCCGGACACGTGGGACATAGACGGGGGCAGCGAGCTTTCTCCTCAGGAGCTTTTCGAAAAGATCAGAAAATACAAGCCATATTTCGACAAATCCGGCGGAGGACTTACCTGCTCTGGAGGCGAGCCGCTTTTACAGCCTAAATTCCTGCTTGAACTGCTTAAACTTTGTAATAATGCAGGTTTACACACAGCGCTCGACACGTCAGGCCACGGACTTGGCATGTATGAGGAAATCCTTGAGTATACAGACCTTGTAATCCTGGACATGAAGCACTCTGACGTAGTGTCGTATAAAAATCTCACTCAGGGAAGCATGGATAAAATGCTGGATTTTTCAAAAGTACTTAAAGCCTCTGATTCAAAGGTTTGGATAAGAAGTGTCATAGTGCCGGGAATTACAGACACCAATGAGCACATAAAAAATGTGGAGGCCTTTGCCGGCAAGTTTCCAAGGCTTGAAAAAGTTGAATTCCTACCTTATCACAAACTGGGAGCTGAAAAATACAAAAATCTTGGAATTGAATATAGGCTTGAAGGCACATCGCATATGTGCGAACATCGCCTAAAACAGCTTACATATAAAGAAGCAGACCCGATTTAA